In Dasypus novemcinctus isolate mDasNov1 chromosome 10, mDasNov1.1.hap2, whole genome shotgun sequence, one DNA window encodes the following:
- the EPS8L2 gene encoding epidermal growth factor receptor kinase substrate 8-like protein 2 isoform X3, whose protein sequence is MPPVHSPQRLHLATFIMDKSEAIVTVDDAVRKLVQLSSKEKIWTQEMLLQVSDQALRLLDIESQEELENFPLPTVQHCRTVLNQLRYPSVLLLVCQDSEQSKPDVHFFHCDEVEAELVHEDIESALADCRLGKKTRPQTLKGHQEKIRQRQSILPPTPGPAPIPIHRQGGESPPSTKNRVGPPLPLGETGFRRRESQEEEPRAVLAQRIEKETQILNCALDDIEWFVARLQKAAEAFKQLNQRKRGKKKGKKGPAEGVLTLRARPPSEGEFVDCFQKTKLAINLLAKLQKHIQNPSAAELVHFLFGPLDLIVSTCGSPDIARSVTSPLLSRDAVGFLRGHLVPKEMALWESLGETWTRPRCEWPAEPPVPSYVPKFHSGWEPPRDVLQEAPWEVEGLEPAAQELTPGSRLATRNSQKHSFTSEPTPPGDVLPPGSSPQAHRGYGPSPAMAKYVKVLYDFTARNANELSVLKDEVLEVLEDGRQWWKLRSRSGQAGYVPCNILDEVRPEDVGAPLEQAGPKYWGAASPTHKVPASFTGDKEELIHHMDEVNDELVKKISHIRAQPARHFRVERSQPVSLPLTYESDPGQVRAWLEAKAFSPRTVEHLGVLSGPQLFSLNKDELKKVCGEEGVRVYSQLTVHKAVLEKQQGGSELEALMSKFHSKNQRRTGGDS, encoded by the exons ATGCCACCAGTTCACTCTCCACAGAGGCTG CACCTGGCCACGTTCATCATGGACAAGAGCGAGGCTATCGTCACCGTGGACGACGCTGTCCGGAAGCTGGTGCAGCTCAGCTCCAAGGAGAAGATCTGGACGCAGGAGATGCTGCTGCAGGTCAGCGACCAGGCGCTGCGGCTGCTGGACATCGAGTCCCAG gaggagctggagaacttccCCTTGCCGACCGTGCAGCACTGCCGGACGGTGCTGAACCAGCTGCGCTACCCGTCGGTGCTGCTGCTCGTGTGCCAGGACTCAGAGCAGAGCAAGCCTgatgtccactttttccactgCGACGAGGTCGAG GCAGAGCTGGTGCACGAGGACATCGAGAGCGCGCTGGCTGACTGCAGGCTGGGCAAGAAGACACGGCCCCAGACCCTGAA GGGCCACCAGGAGAAGATCCGCCAGCGGCAGTCcatcctgccccccaccccgggcccagCCCCCATCCCCATCCACCGCCAGGGCGGGGAGTCCCCTCCCAGCACCAAGAACCGCGTGGGCCCCCCACTGCCACTCGGAGAGACAG GCTTCCGCAGGAGGGAGTCCCAGGAGGAGGAGCCGCGGGCTGTGCTGGCGCAGAGGATCGAGAAGGAGACG CAAATCCTCAACTGCGCCTTGGACGACATCGAGTGGTTCGTGGCCCGGCTGCAGAAGGCGGCGGAGGCTTTCAAGCAGCTCAACCAGCGCAAGCGGGGGAAGAAGAAGGGGAAGAAGGGGCCAGCAG AGGGCGTTCTCACGCTGCGGGCACGGCCCCCCTCCGAGGGCGAGTTTGTCGACTGTTTCCAGAAAACCAAGCTGGCCATCAACCTGCTG GCGAAGCTGCAGAAGCACATCCAGAACCCCAGCGCAGCTGAGCTCGTGCACTTCCTGTTCGGGCCCCTGGACCTG ATCGTCAGCACCTGTGGCAGCCCCGACATCGCACGCTCCGTGACCAGTCCCCTGCTGTCCCGGGACGCTGTGGGCTTCCTGCGCGGCCACCTCGTCCCCAAGGAGATGGCGCTGTGGGAGTCTCTGGGGGAGACCTGGACGCGCCCGCG GTGCGAGTGGCCGGCGGAGCCGCCGGTGCCTTCCTACGTGCCCAAGTTCCACAGCGGATGGGAGCCGCCCCGGGATGTGCTGCAGGAGGCTCCCTGGGAGGTGGAAGGGCTGGAACCCGCCGCCCAAGAG CTGACTCCAGGGAGCCGACTGGCCACTCGAAACTCCCAGAAGCACAGCTTCACGTCTGAGCCGACACCCCCAGGAGATGTCCTCCCGCCAGGCAGCTCCCCCCAGGCTCACAG GGGCTACGGACCCTCGCCGGCCATGGCCAAGTACGTCAAGGTGCTGTACGACTTCACGGCCCGGAACGCCAATGAGCTGTCGGTGCTCAAGGACGAGGTCCTGGAG GTGCTGGAGGACGGCCGGCAGTGGTGGAAGCTGCGCAGCCGCAGCGGCCAGGCAGGCTACGTGCCTTGCAACATCCTGGACGAGGTCCGGCCCGAGGACGTGGGCGCCCCCCTGGAGCAG GCTGGGCCGAAATACTGGGGCGCCgccagccccacccacaaggTGCCTGCGAGCTTCACGGGGGACAAAGAAG AGCTGATCCACCACATGGACGAGGTCAACGACGAGCTCGTCAAGAAGATCAGCCACATCCGCGCGCAGCCCGCGCGGCACTTCCGCGTGGAGCGCAGCCAGCCCGTGAGCCTCCCGCTCACCTACGAGTCGGACCCCGGGCAGGTCCGCGCCTGGCTGGAAGCCAAGGCCTTCAGCCCCCG CACGGTGGAGCACCTGGGCGTCCTGAGCGGGCCCCAGCTCTTCTCGCTCAACAAGGACGAGCTGAAGAAGGTGTGCGGCGAGGAGGGCGTGCGCGTGTACAGCCAGCTGACCGTGCACAAGGCGGTCCTGGAG AAGCAGCAAGGCGGCTCGGAACTGGAGGCGCTCATGAGCAAGTTTCATTCCAAGAACCAGAGGAGGACGGGCGGGGACAGCTAG
- the EPS8L2 gene encoding epidermal growth factor receptor kinase substrate 8-like protein 2 isoform X2, producing the protein MNQPGGSPGWSDRAAKMSAKDLFEQRKKYSNSNVIMHETSQYHVQHLATFIMDKSEAIVTVDDAVRKLVQLSSKEKIWTQEMLLQVSDQALRLLDIESQEELENFPLPTVQHCRTVLNQLRYPSVLLLVCQDSEQSKPDVHFFHCDEVEAELVHEDIESALADCRLGKKTRPQTLKGHQEKIRQRQSILPPTPGPAPIPIHRQGGESPPSTKNRVGPPLPLGETGFRRRESQEEEPRAVLAQRIEKETQILNCALDDIEWFVARLQKAAEAFKQLNQRKRGKKKGKKGPAEGVLTLRARPPSEGEFVDCFQKTKLAINLLAKLQKHIQNPSAAELVHFLFGPLDLIVSTCGSPDIARSVTSPLLSRDAVGFLRGHLVPKEMALWESLGETWTRPRCEWPAEPPVPSYVPKFHSGWEPPRDVLQEAPWEVEGLEPAAQELTPGSRLATRNSQKHSFTSEPTPPGDVLPPGSSPQAHRGYGPSPAMAKYVKVLYDFTARNANELSVLKDEVLEVLEDGRQWWKLRSRSGQAGYVPCNILDEVRPEDVGAPLEQAGPKYWGAASPTHKVPASFTGDKEELIHHMDEVNDELVKKISHIRAQPARHFRVERSQPVSLPLTYESDPGQVRAWLEAKAFSPRTVEHLGVLSGPQLFSLNKDELKKVCGEEGVRVYSQLTVHKAVLEKQQGGSELEALMSKFHSKNQRRTGGDS; encoded by the exons CACCTGGCCACGTTCATCATGGACAAGAGCGAGGCTATCGTCACCGTGGACGACGCTGTCCGGAAGCTGGTGCAGCTCAGCTCCAAGGAGAAGATCTGGACGCAGGAGATGCTGCTGCAGGTCAGCGACCAGGCGCTGCGGCTGCTGGACATCGAGTCCCAG gaggagctggagaacttccCCTTGCCGACCGTGCAGCACTGCCGGACGGTGCTGAACCAGCTGCGCTACCCGTCGGTGCTGCTGCTCGTGTGCCAGGACTCAGAGCAGAGCAAGCCTgatgtccactttttccactgCGACGAGGTCGAG GCAGAGCTGGTGCACGAGGACATCGAGAGCGCGCTGGCTGACTGCAGGCTGGGCAAGAAGACACGGCCCCAGACCCTGAA GGGCCACCAGGAGAAGATCCGCCAGCGGCAGTCcatcctgccccccaccccgggcccagCCCCCATCCCCATCCACCGCCAGGGCGGGGAGTCCCCTCCCAGCACCAAGAACCGCGTGGGCCCCCCACTGCCACTCGGAGAGACAG GCTTCCGCAGGAGGGAGTCCCAGGAGGAGGAGCCGCGGGCTGTGCTGGCGCAGAGGATCGAGAAGGAGACG CAAATCCTCAACTGCGCCTTGGACGACATCGAGTGGTTCGTGGCCCGGCTGCAGAAGGCGGCGGAGGCTTTCAAGCAGCTCAACCAGCGCAAGCGGGGGAAGAAGAAGGGGAAGAAGGGGCCAGCAG AGGGCGTTCTCACGCTGCGGGCACGGCCCCCCTCCGAGGGCGAGTTTGTCGACTGTTTCCAGAAAACCAAGCTGGCCATCAACCTGCTG GCGAAGCTGCAGAAGCACATCCAGAACCCCAGCGCAGCTGAGCTCGTGCACTTCCTGTTCGGGCCCCTGGACCTG ATCGTCAGCACCTGTGGCAGCCCCGACATCGCACGCTCCGTGACCAGTCCCCTGCTGTCCCGGGACGCTGTGGGCTTCCTGCGCGGCCACCTCGTCCCCAAGGAGATGGCGCTGTGGGAGTCTCTGGGGGAGACCTGGACGCGCCCGCG GTGCGAGTGGCCGGCGGAGCCGCCGGTGCCTTCCTACGTGCCCAAGTTCCACAGCGGATGGGAGCCGCCCCGGGATGTGCTGCAGGAGGCTCCCTGGGAGGTGGAAGGGCTGGAACCCGCCGCCCAAGAG CTGACTCCAGGGAGCCGACTGGCCACTCGAAACTCCCAGAAGCACAGCTTCACGTCTGAGCCGACACCCCCAGGAGATGTCCTCCCGCCAGGCAGCTCCCCCCAGGCTCACAG GGGCTACGGACCCTCGCCGGCCATGGCCAAGTACGTCAAGGTGCTGTACGACTTCACGGCCCGGAACGCCAATGAGCTGTCGGTGCTCAAGGACGAGGTCCTGGAG GTGCTGGAGGACGGCCGGCAGTGGTGGAAGCTGCGCAGCCGCAGCGGCCAGGCAGGCTACGTGCCTTGCAACATCCTGGACGAGGTCCGGCCCGAGGACGTGGGCGCCCCCCTGGAGCAG GCTGGGCCGAAATACTGGGGCGCCgccagccccacccacaaggTGCCTGCGAGCTTCACGGGGGACAAAGAAG AGCTGATCCACCACATGGACGAGGTCAACGACGAGCTCGTCAAGAAGATCAGCCACATCCGCGCGCAGCCCGCGCGGCACTTCCGCGTGGAGCGCAGCCAGCCCGTGAGCCTCCCGCTCACCTACGAGTCGGACCCCGGGCAGGTCCGCGCCTGGCTGGAAGCCAAGGCCTTCAGCCCCCG CACGGTGGAGCACCTGGGCGTCCTGAGCGGGCCCCAGCTCTTCTCGCTCAACAAGGACGAGCTGAAGAAGGTGTGCGGCGAGGAGGGCGTGCGCGTGTACAGCCAGCTGACCGTGCACAAGGCGGTCCTGGAG AAGCAGCAAGGCGGCTCGGAACTGGAGGCGCTCATGAGCAAGTTTCATTCCAAGAACCAGAGGAGGACGGGCGGGGACAGCTAG
- the EPS8L2 gene encoding epidermal growth factor receptor kinase substrate 8-like protein 2 isoform X1, giving the protein MNQPGSVSCCPGTANGSPGWSDRAAKMSAKDLFEQRKKYSNSNVIMHETSQYHVQHLATFIMDKSEAIVTVDDAVRKLVQLSSKEKIWTQEMLLQVSDQALRLLDIESQEELENFPLPTVQHCRTVLNQLRYPSVLLLVCQDSEQSKPDVHFFHCDEVEAELVHEDIESALADCRLGKKTRPQTLKGHQEKIRQRQSILPPTPGPAPIPIHRQGGESPPSTKNRVGPPLPLGETGFRRRESQEEEPRAVLAQRIEKETQILNCALDDIEWFVARLQKAAEAFKQLNQRKRGKKKGKKGPAEGVLTLRARPPSEGEFVDCFQKTKLAINLLAKLQKHIQNPSAAELVHFLFGPLDLIVSTCGSPDIARSVTSPLLSRDAVGFLRGHLVPKEMALWESLGETWTRPRCEWPAEPPVPSYVPKFHSGWEPPRDVLQEAPWEVEGLEPAAQELTPGSRLATRNSQKHSFTSEPTPPGDVLPPGSSPQAHRGYGPSPAMAKYVKVLYDFTARNANELSVLKDEVLEVLEDGRQWWKLRSRSGQAGYVPCNILDEVRPEDVGAPLEQAGPKYWGAASPTHKVPASFTGDKEELIHHMDEVNDELVKKISHIRAQPARHFRVERSQPVSLPLTYESDPGQVRAWLEAKAFSPRTVEHLGVLSGPQLFSLNKDELKKVCGEEGVRVYSQLTVHKAVLEKQQGGSELEALMSKFHSKNQRRTGGDS; this is encoded by the exons CACCTGGCCACGTTCATCATGGACAAGAGCGAGGCTATCGTCACCGTGGACGACGCTGTCCGGAAGCTGGTGCAGCTCAGCTCCAAGGAGAAGATCTGGACGCAGGAGATGCTGCTGCAGGTCAGCGACCAGGCGCTGCGGCTGCTGGACATCGAGTCCCAG gaggagctggagaacttccCCTTGCCGACCGTGCAGCACTGCCGGACGGTGCTGAACCAGCTGCGCTACCCGTCGGTGCTGCTGCTCGTGTGCCAGGACTCAGAGCAGAGCAAGCCTgatgtccactttttccactgCGACGAGGTCGAG GCAGAGCTGGTGCACGAGGACATCGAGAGCGCGCTGGCTGACTGCAGGCTGGGCAAGAAGACACGGCCCCAGACCCTGAA GGGCCACCAGGAGAAGATCCGCCAGCGGCAGTCcatcctgccccccaccccgggcccagCCCCCATCCCCATCCACCGCCAGGGCGGGGAGTCCCCTCCCAGCACCAAGAACCGCGTGGGCCCCCCACTGCCACTCGGAGAGACAG GCTTCCGCAGGAGGGAGTCCCAGGAGGAGGAGCCGCGGGCTGTGCTGGCGCAGAGGATCGAGAAGGAGACG CAAATCCTCAACTGCGCCTTGGACGACATCGAGTGGTTCGTGGCCCGGCTGCAGAAGGCGGCGGAGGCTTTCAAGCAGCTCAACCAGCGCAAGCGGGGGAAGAAGAAGGGGAAGAAGGGGCCAGCAG AGGGCGTTCTCACGCTGCGGGCACGGCCCCCCTCCGAGGGCGAGTTTGTCGACTGTTTCCAGAAAACCAAGCTGGCCATCAACCTGCTG GCGAAGCTGCAGAAGCACATCCAGAACCCCAGCGCAGCTGAGCTCGTGCACTTCCTGTTCGGGCCCCTGGACCTG ATCGTCAGCACCTGTGGCAGCCCCGACATCGCACGCTCCGTGACCAGTCCCCTGCTGTCCCGGGACGCTGTGGGCTTCCTGCGCGGCCACCTCGTCCCCAAGGAGATGGCGCTGTGGGAGTCTCTGGGGGAGACCTGGACGCGCCCGCG GTGCGAGTGGCCGGCGGAGCCGCCGGTGCCTTCCTACGTGCCCAAGTTCCACAGCGGATGGGAGCCGCCCCGGGATGTGCTGCAGGAGGCTCCCTGGGAGGTGGAAGGGCTGGAACCCGCCGCCCAAGAG CTGACTCCAGGGAGCCGACTGGCCACTCGAAACTCCCAGAAGCACAGCTTCACGTCTGAGCCGACACCCCCAGGAGATGTCCTCCCGCCAGGCAGCTCCCCCCAGGCTCACAG GGGCTACGGACCCTCGCCGGCCATGGCCAAGTACGTCAAGGTGCTGTACGACTTCACGGCCCGGAACGCCAATGAGCTGTCGGTGCTCAAGGACGAGGTCCTGGAG GTGCTGGAGGACGGCCGGCAGTGGTGGAAGCTGCGCAGCCGCAGCGGCCAGGCAGGCTACGTGCCTTGCAACATCCTGGACGAGGTCCGGCCCGAGGACGTGGGCGCCCCCCTGGAGCAG GCTGGGCCGAAATACTGGGGCGCCgccagccccacccacaaggTGCCTGCGAGCTTCACGGGGGACAAAGAAG AGCTGATCCACCACATGGACGAGGTCAACGACGAGCTCGTCAAGAAGATCAGCCACATCCGCGCGCAGCCCGCGCGGCACTTCCGCGTGGAGCGCAGCCAGCCCGTGAGCCTCCCGCTCACCTACGAGTCGGACCCCGGGCAGGTCCGCGCCTGGCTGGAAGCCAAGGCCTTCAGCCCCCG CACGGTGGAGCACCTGGGCGTCCTGAGCGGGCCCCAGCTCTTCTCGCTCAACAAGGACGAGCTGAAGAAGGTGTGCGGCGAGGAGGGCGTGCGCGTGTACAGCCAGCTGACCGTGCACAAGGCGGTCCTGGAG AAGCAGCAAGGCGGCTCGGAACTGGAGGCGCTCATGAGCAAGTTTCATTCCAAGAACCAGAGGAGGACGGGCGGGGACAGCTAG